A section of the Rhizophagus irregularis chromosome 16, complete sequence genome encodes:
- a CDS encoding uncharacterized protein (SECRETED:cutsite_ASS-QN; SECRETED:prob_0.6912); SECRETED:SignalP(1-23): protein MFNSKMLITFVCLLSICCFFASSQNVLSSSQNISSSQTTSLQDISTQDISFIYEEPINGLKLYNTYSYSLDGSLIIWMAFEDKDPACMLPYLHLRLMDKTGKIEYMDFNYTLPVEAICPINMDILSLTDNHVMIVYVKSNNGVKGKYGIIINYRNESINEIYLGNANGFVERSIVPYKGFISIEKPDKEGIAAWHWFSNPDIITGEVVGHKNGEFHAPNLLSYTLVDSLNFLLIDGGFGFIYILKYNEAKGSDPNLQYWRVYVSFLREGTDSPTIPYLVYQTTKRLNNITINSCTVTYNAEGYVCIMALNNTVINKKNSKSRTEINYYQLRFLSTGALEQLNRISNPTNSNTDIDFEILYYGGFLMEHIHSTMDFYLLDDNGNYTQLWESFGPEFFHFNTFHINNTIVGIKNQNNNKLEFLLKSIPRLNNRSTEYGCPVIETTKPAINEVVDPLIKEIMIKYTIPVKLSTANVSIFQQSDDPSKPDLLRQTFSGDHKLCTVGSDNYTVHIPIFESTFSQPNSSYYVLVDNNFVISQERDEPLIGIIKKNIWTFSTEPLNTPVQHSNSVTGLLRLNEEGSLKFLQTNHSVFFKSMIREFSKTIPVTEQRISTSGIWKYDTTSPKKILLTFKINEAKDDHIIEPNSQTIFEILRTLIKQKRFTALSSNEYTSLIDESAPFIMTRNYFEEYRSLIIIFIVGLVVLIILYILARLKNPEAKNSVIFDTWFIIQDFAVDLAFVLLKVNNTPHLKIPTMIFFILPIVINILFAINIFVSEMATNPLFSKWIKESLALSSMCTLFSAIDIQILSTLSSDLFGLKIFSIPLTQRSKKIMLWGSIINIFIEDVPQIIIQGLYYNSVITYDLIPSLAIASGGLVILNKLILRSYHALIRWNHRRDKIEEYNKNRRLSAASIRSIRSNVGN, encoded by the exons ATGTTCAATTCAAAGATGTTGATCACCTTTGTCTGTTTATTATCCATCTGTTGCTTTTTTGCTTCATCTCAAAACGTACTATCTTCTTctcaaaatatttcatcatCTCAAACTACATCCCTTCAAGATATATCAACCCAagatatatcatttatttatgaagaacCAATTAATgggttaaaattatataatacttactCCTATAGTTTAGATGGTTCTTTGATAATTTGGATGGCCTTTGAAGATAAAGATCCAGCATGCATGTTACCTTATTTACATTTACGATTGATGGATAAAACAGGAAAAATAGAATATATGGATTTTAATTACACTCTTCCTGTGGAAGCAATTTGTCCCATTAATATGGATATTTTATCCTTAACTGATAATCATGTAATGATAGTTTATGTTAAATCAAACAATGGTGTTAAGGGAAAATATggcataataattaattacaggAATGAGTCTATAAA tGAAATATATTTAGGAAATGCTAATGGATTTGTTGAACGTAGCATAGTACCATATAAAGGGTTTATTAGTATTGAAAAACCAGATAAAGAAGGAATAGCAGCATGGCATTGGTTTAGCAATCC AGATATTATAACAGGAGAAGTAGTGGGACATAAAAATGGTGAATTTCATGCACCAAATCTATTATCATATACCTTAGTtgatagtttaaattttttattaatagatggAGGGTttggttttatatatattttaaaatataatgaagcaAAAGGATCAGATCCAAATCTTCAATACTGGAGAGTATATGTATCTTTTCTAAGAGAAGGTACAGATTCCCCCACAATACCTTATCTGGTTTACCAAACCActaaaagattaaataatataacaattaattCATGTACTGTGACTTATAATGCCGAAGGATATGTATGTATTATGGCATTAAATAATACAGTCATAAATAAGAAGAATAGTAAATCCCGGACTGAGATAAATTACTATCAGTTGAGATTTTTATCAACTGGGGCCTTAGAACAATTAAATAGAATTTCTAATCCAACAAATAGTAATACGGACattgattttgaaattttatattatggagGATTTCTTATGGAGCATATTCACAGTACAATGgatttttatcttttagaTGATAATGGTAATTATACGCAATTATGGGAATCTTTTGGACCAGAGTTCTTtcattttaatacatttcatataaataatactattgTTGGAATAAAGAATCAGAATAACAATAAACTagagtttttattaaaatctatacCAAGATTAAATAATCGAA GTACTGAATATGGTTGTCCTGTAATTGAAACAACAAAGCCAGCTATTAATGAAGTTGTTGATCCTttgattaaagaaataatgatCAAATATACCATTCCAGTAAAGTTATCTACTGCGAATGTTTCAATATTTCAACAAAGTGATGATCCCAGTAAACCAGATCTATTAAGACAAACATTTTCGGGAGATCATAAACTATGTACTGTTGGAAGTGACAACTATACAGTGCATATCCCAATTTTCGAAAGTACATTTAGTCAACCAAACTCCTCCTATTATGTGTTggttgataataattttgtcatCTCTCAAGAGAGAGATGAACCTTTAATAggaattatcaaaaagaatatttgGACATTTTCAACAG aacCACTTAATACGCCAGTACAACATTCAAATTCAGTTACTGGATTACTTCGGTTAAATGAAGAAGGAAGTTTGAAATTTCTCCAAACAAATCATTCAGTATTTTTTAAGAGTATGATTCGAGAATTTTCTAAAACAATTCCAGTAACTGAACAGAGGATATCGACAAGTGGTATATGGAAATATGACACTACTtctccaaaaaaaatattattaacatttaaaataaatgaagcTAAAGATGATCATATAATTGAACCAAACTCCCAaacaatatttgaaattttaagaacCTTGATCAAACAAAAAAGGTTTACTGCACTTTCATCTAATGAATATACATCTTTAATTGATGAAAGTGCACCATTTATAATGACCC gaaattattttgaagaatATCGTTcattgattataatatttatagtaggtttagttgtattaataatattatatattttggcTCGTCTAAAAAATCCTGAGGCAAAAAACTCTGTAATATTTGATACCTGGTTTATAATACAAGATTTTGCTGTGGATTTAgcatttgtattattaaaagttaataatacaCCACATTTAAAAATCCCAAC tatgatattctttattttacctattgtaataaatattttatttgccataaatatttttgtatctGAAATGGCAACAAATCCTTTGTTCTCTAAATGGATTAAAGAGTCTCTGGCATTATCATCAATGTGCACATTATTTTCAGCCattgatatacaaatattaagcACTTTATCATCGGATTTATTTGgccttaaaatattttcgatTCCTTTGACtcaaagatcaaaaaaaataatgctttGGGGTAGTATCATAAACATCTTTATTGAAGATGTACCTCAAATCATTATCCAAGGGCTATATTACAATAGTGTGATAACATATGATCTTATTCCATCACTTGCGATTGCATCTGGTGGattagttatattaaataaattaattttaagatcATATCATGCGTTGATAAGATGGAATCATCGACGCGataaaattgaagaatataataaaaatcgaCGTTTATCCGCCGCTTCCATAAGATCCATAAGGTCAAATGTTGGGAATTAA